From Amyelois transitella isolate CPQ chromosome 4, ilAmyTran1.1, whole genome shotgun sequence, one genomic window encodes:
- the LOC106130958 gene encoding cysteine-rich with EGF-like domain protein 2 isoform X3 yields the protein MRIDTGLCNMFNNQKSLLFTTIFVAVLPLVLCNIQPPAINPGILTPSKLLGECQACKLFADSFKKGLERTSRGKYEGGDAAWEEEKLKKSYKRSEMRLVDIQEGICKEDTKNSVQCHSIAEKAEEYIEEWWAQDPDESADLYTYICIDKMKMCCPKHHYGKDCTPCPGDHNNICNGNGKCRGDGTRKGNGTCLCDPGYMGVDCDQCSAGYYLSYKDSSKMLCSPCHRSCMGGCREGSQKDCVACRPGFVFDSDEGCLDVNECNDINRCTKDQFCLNSIGSYACMNCDKSCTGCHGDGPDMCRKCAKGFSKKGEFCIADREDEDQSDQFTTTRYMTYVGLLIATGILLPKSTSLGSLVGAMVLSYIVGAEYYCMINGHSGLVNLKDYDLFQLFHT from the exons ATGCGGATCGATACTG GTCTTTGCAATATGTTTAACAATCAGAAATCGCTTCTTTTCACTACAATTTTTGTGGCAGTTTTACCACTTGTTTTGTGCAATATTCAGCCGCCCGCTATCAATCCTGGTATTCTGACTCCCAGTAAACTGCTTGGAGAGTGTCAGGCTTGTAAATTATTCGCGGATTCTTTCAAGAAAGGTCTAGAAAGGACGTCTCGGGGTAAATATGAAGGAGGCGACGCGGCATGGGAGGaagaaaagttaaaaaagtCATACAAGCGCAGTGAGATGCGTCTAGTTGATATTCAAGAAGGAATATGTAAAGAGGACACAAAGAACTCTGTGCAATGCCACTCAATAGCTGAGAAAGCAGAAGAATACATAGAAGAGTGGTGGGCGCAAGATCCAGATGAATCTGCTGATCTGTACACTTATATTTGCattgataaaatgaaaatgtgcTGTCCAAAGCACCATTATGGTAAAGATTGCACTCCATGTCCCGGAGATCACAATAATATATGCAATGGTAATGGGAAATGTAGAGGAGACGGGACTAGGAAAGGAAACGGCACCTGTTTATGCGATCCGGGCTATATGGGGGTCGATTGCGACCAATGTTCAGCTGGCTATTACCTCTCATATAAAGACAGTAGCAAGATGTTGTGTTCTCCGTGTCACAGGTCGTGCATGGGAGGATGCCGTGAAGGATCACAAAAAGACTGCGTCGCTTGCAGACCTGGCTTCGTGTTTGATTCAGACGAAGGCTGTTTGGACGTCAATGAGTGTAACGATATCAATAGATGTACGAAAGACCAATTTTGTCTGAACTCCATTGGGTCTTATGCTTGTATGAACTGTGATAAGTCTTGCACCGGTTGTCATGGGGATGGACCAGATATGTGCAGGAAGTGTGCGAAGGGCTTCTCGAAGAAGGGGGAGTTCTGTATAGCAGATAGGGAGGATGAGGACCAATCAGATCAGTTCACTACTACgag GTACATGACATACGTGGGTCTCCTAATAGCAACTGGGATACTACTCCCCAAGTCTACCTCCCTCGGAAGCCTAGTTGGTGCCATGGTGCTGTCATACATAGTTGGTGCTGAGTACTACTGCATGATAAACGGCCACAGTGGATTGGTGAACTTGAAAGATTACGATCTATTTCAGTTGTTCCATACGTAA
- the LOC106130958 gene encoding cysteine-rich with EGF-like domain protein 2 isoform X1 yields MRIDTGLCNMFNNQKSLLFTTIFVAVLPLVLCNIQPPAINPGILTPSKLLGECQACKLFADSFKKGLERTSRGKYEGGDAAWEEEKLKKSYKRSEMRLVDIQEGICKEDTKNSVQCHSIAEKAEEYIEEWWAQDPDESADLYTYICIDKMKMCCPKHHYGKDCTPCPGDHNNICNGNGKCRGDGTRKGNGTCLCDPGYMGVDCDQCSAGYYLSYKDSSKMLCSPCHRSCMGGCREGSQKDCVACRPGFVFDSDEGCLDVNECNDINRCTKDQFCLNSIGSYACMNCDKSCTGCHGDGPDMCRKCAKGFSKKGEFCIADREDEDQSDQFTTTRGEEL; encoded by the exons ATGCGGATCGATACTG GTCTTTGCAATATGTTTAACAATCAGAAATCGCTTCTTTTCACTACAATTTTTGTGGCAGTTTTACCACTTGTTTTGTGCAATATTCAGCCGCCCGCTATCAATCCTGGTATTCTGACTCCCAGTAAACTGCTTGGAGAGTGTCAGGCTTGTAAATTATTCGCGGATTCTTTCAAGAAAGGTCTAGAAAGGACGTCTCGGGGTAAATATGAAGGAGGCGACGCGGCATGGGAGGaagaaaagttaaaaaagtCATACAAGCGCAGTGAGATGCGTCTAGTTGATATTCAAGAAGGAATATGTAAAGAGGACACAAAGAACTCTGTGCAATGCCACTCAATAGCTGAGAAAGCAGAAGAATACATAGAAGAGTGGTGGGCGCAAGATCCAGATGAATCTGCTGATCTGTACACTTATATTTGCattgataaaatgaaaatgtgcTGTCCAAAGCACCATTATGGTAAAGATTGCACTCCATGTCCCGGAGATCACAATAATATATGCAATGGTAATGGGAAATGTAGAGGAGACGGGACTAGGAAAGGAAACGGCACCTGTTTATGCGATCCGGGCTATATGGGGGTCGATTGCGACCAATGTTCAGCTGGCTATTACCTCTCATATAAAGACAGTAGCAAGATGTTGTGTTCTCCGTGTCACAGGTCGTGCATGGGAGGATGCCGTGAAGGATCACAAAAAGACTGCGTCGCTTGCAGACCTGGCTTCGTGTTTGATTCAGACGAAGGCTGTTTGGACGTCAATGAGTGTAACGATATCAATAGATGTACGAAAGACCAATTTTGTCTGAACTCCATTGGGTCTTATGCTTGTATGAACTGTGATAAGTCTTGCACCGGTTGTCATGGGGATGGACCAGATATGTGCAGGAAGTGTGCGAAGGGCTTCTCGAAGAAGGGGGAGTTCTGTATAGCAGATAGGGAGGATGAGGACCAATCAGATCAGTTCACTACTACgag GGGCGAAGAATTATAA
- the LOC106130958 gene encoding cysteine-rich with EGF-like domain protein 2 isoform X2 has translation MFNNQKSLLFTTIFVAVLPLVLCNIQPPAINPGILTPSKLLGECQACKLFADSFKKGLERTSRGKYEGGDAAWEEEKLKKSYKRSEMRLVDIQEGICKEDTKNSVQCHSIAEKAEEYIEEWWAQDPDESADLYTYICIDKMKMCCPKHHYGKDCTPCPGDHNNICNGNGKCRGDGTRKGNGTCLCDPGYMGVDCDQCSAGYYLSYKDSSKMLCSPCHRSCMGGCREGSQKDCVACRPGFVFDSDEGCLDVNECNDINRCTKDQFCLNSIGSYACMNCDKSCTGCHGDGPDMCRKCAKGFSKKGEFCIADREDEDQSDQFTTTRGEEL, from the exons ATGTTTAACAATCAGAAATCGCTTCTTTTCACTACAATTTTTGTGGCAGTTTTACCACTTGTTTTGTGCAATATTCAGCCGCCCGCTATCAATCCTGGTATTCTGACTCCCAGTAAACTGCTTGGAGAGTGTCAGGCTTGTAAATTATTCGCGGATTCTTTCAAGAAAGGTCTAGAAAGGACGTCTCGGGGTAAATATGAAGGAGGCGACGCGGCATGGGAGGaagaaaagttaaaaaagtCATACAAGCGCAGTGAGATGCGTCTAGTTGATATTCAAGAAGGAATATGTAAAGAGGACACAAAGAACTCTGTGCAATGCCACTCAATAGCTGAGAAAGCAGAAGAATACATAGAAGAGTGGTGGGCGCAAGATCCAGATGAATCTGCTGATCTGTACACTTATATTTGCattgataaaatgaaaatgtgcTGTCCAAAGCACCATTATGGTAAAGATTGCACTCCATGTCCCGGAGATCACAATAATATATGCAATGGTAATGGGAAATGTAGAGGAGACGGGACTAGGAAAGGAAACGGCACCTGTTTATGCGATCCGGGCTATATGGGGGTCGATTGCGACCAATGTTCAGCTGGCTATTACCTCTCATATAAAGACAGTAGCAAGATGTTGTGTTCTCCGTGTCACAGGTCGTGCATGGGAGGATGCCGTGAAGGATCACAAAAAGACTGCGTCGCTTGCAGACCTGGCTTCGTGTTTGATTCAGACGAAGGCTGTTTGGACGTCAATGAGTGTAACGATATCAATAGATGTACGAAAGACCAATTTTGTCTGAACTCCATTGGGTCTTATGCTTGTATGAACTGTGATAAGTCTTGCACCGGTTGTCATGGGGATGGACCAGATATGTGCAGGAAGTGTGCGAAGGGCTTCTCGAAGAAGGGGGAGTTCTGTATAGCAGATAGGGAGGATGAGGACCAATCAGATCAGTTCACTACTACgag GGGCGAAGAATTATAA